One genomic segment of Mesoterricola silvestris includes these proteins:
- the malG gene encoding maltose ABC transporter permease MalG has translation MAIVTNKSQRWRVLAAHVFLVCLCALVIFPFLLTISISLRPGNFATGRLIPAEISFEHWRFALGLPTVGPDGTKVYPDLPVLRWLWNSIRVALVSACIGLLLSTTAAYAFARMRFAGKKAALTGLMLMQMFPSVLALVAIHSIFTRIGNAFPVFGMDSLWSLVLAYSGGIALHVWTIKGFYETIPAEIEEAATVDGATPWQAFWRVLLPMALPILMVVFLLAFIGAIIEYPVASILLHSQKNLTLAVGANSFLYPQKYMWGDFAAAAILSGLPITIVFMLAQKGLIAGLTSGGTKG, from the coding sequence ATGGCCATCGTAACCAACAAGTCCCAGCGCTGGCGCGTGCTCGCCGCCCACGTCTTCCTCGTGTGCCTGTGCGCGCTGGTGATCTTCCCCTTCCTGCTGACCATCTCCATTTCGCTGCGCCCCGGCAACTTCGCCACGGGACGGCTCATCCCCGCCGAGATCAGCTTCGAGCACTGGCGCTTCGCCCTGGGGCTGCCCACCGTGGGCCCCGACGGGACCAAGGTCTACCCCGACCTGCCCGTGCTGCGCTGGCTCTGGAACTCCATCCGGGTGGCCCTGGTGTCGGCCTGCATCGGCCTGCTCCTGAGCACCACCGCCGCCTACGCCTTCGCGCGCATGCGGTTCGCCGGGAAGAAGGCCGCCCTCACGGGCCTCATGCTCATGCAGATGTTCCCGTCGGTCCTGGCCCTGGTGGCCATCCACTCCATCTTCACCCGCATCGGCAACGCCTTCCCGGTGTTCGGCATGGACAGCCTCTGGTCCCTGGTGCTGGCCTACTCGGGGGGCATCGCGCTCCACGTGTGGACCATCAAGGGCTTCTACGAGACCATCCCCGCCGAGATCGAGGAGGCCGCCACCGTGGACGGCGCCACGCCCTGGCAGGCCTTCTGGCGCGTGCTGCTGCCCATGGCCCTGCCCATCCTGATGGTGGTGTTCCTGCTGGCCTTCATCGGGGCCATCATCGAGTACCCCGTGGCCTCGATCCTGCTCCACTCCCAGAAGAACCTCACCCTGGCCGTGGGCGCCAATTCCTTCCTCTACCCCCAGAAGTACATGTGGGGGGATTTCGCCGCGGCGGCCATCCTCTCCGGGCTGCCCATCACCATCGTCTTCATGCTGGCCCAGAAAGGCCTGATCGCCGGGCTCACCTCCGGCGGGACCAAGGGCTGA
- the malF gene encoding maltose ABC transporter permease MalF, producing the protein MTIPPAIRRNLGRAFLALLVVAALFLVTVIYATGEVLLAGTFLVIIALAAWLYLSQKTYAYRYLFPGIAAAIIFVVFPVIYTIFISFSNYSSRNLLEFPRATQYLLDQTYPGESNTFGFSLFPDGGKFRARLEDSEGGAVFFTPAFAMPGEAPVAVTAVPEAAAGFTPGDPVELGDIIANEENLKKLAITMPNGARLGMTGLSEFAALKRLYTPRPDGSLLNNQDGTVIKPNVRTGFYETPSGEKVLPGFQVKIGLDNYVRIFTDPKYREPFTRIFIWTVVFAGLSVLFSFSLGLVLAVLLNWEALRFRSVYRLLLFLPYAVPGFISILVFKGLFNNNMGEINLILDAVFGIRPPWFSDPFLAKVMLLIVNTWLGFPYMMVVSMGLIKAIPMDLYEASAVAGAGPLTNFFKITLPLIKRPMLPLLISSFAFNFNNFVLVMLLTGGRPDFLDTTIQAGTTDILISYVYRNAFVDSGQQFGLGAAISTVIFLLVAGITLVQIRYTKIADDEKR; encoded by the coding sequence ATGACCATTCCACCCGCCATCCGACGCAATCTGGGCCGAGCCTTCCTGGCCCTGCTGGTCGTCGCCGCGCTGTTCCTCGTCACCGTCATCTACGCGACGGGCGAGGTGCTCCTGGCCGGCACCTTCCTGGTCATCATCGCCCTCGCCGCCTGGCTCTACCTCTCCCAGAAGACCTACGCGTACCGCTACCTGTTCCCGGGCATCGCCGCGGCCATCATCTTCGTGGTCTTCCCGGTGATCTACACGATCTTCATCAGCTTCTCGAACTACAGTTCCAGGAACCTCCTGGAATTCCCCCGGGCCACCCAGTACCTGCTGGACCAGACCTACCCCGGCGAGAGCAACACCTTCGGCTTCTCCCTCTTCCCCGACGGCGGGAAGTTCCGGGCGCGGCTGGAGGACTCCGAAGGGGGCGCGGTCTTCTTCACCCCGGCCTTCGCCATGCCCGGCGAGGCGCCGGTGGCGGTCACGGCGGTCCCCGAGGCCGCCGCGGGCTTCACCCCGGGCGACCCGGTGGAGCTGGGCGACATCATCGCCAACGAGGAGAACCTCAAGAAGCTCGCCATCACCATGCCCAACGGCGCCAGGCTCGGCATGACGGGCCTCAGCGAATTCGCGGCCCTGAAGCGCCTCTACACGCCCCGGCCCGACGGCAGCCTCCTGAACAACCAGGACGGCACCGTCATCAAGCCCAACGTGCGGACCGGCTTCTACGAGACGCCCTCCGGGGAGAAGGTGCTCCCCGGCTTCCAGGTGAAGATCGGCCTGGACAACTACGTACGCATCTTCACCGATCCCAAGTACCGGGAGCCCTTCACGCGGATCTTCATCTGGACCGTGGTCTTCGCCGGACTCTCGGTGCTCTTCTCCTTCTCGCTGGGCCTGGTGCTGGCGGTGCTCCTGAACTGGGAGGCCCTGCGGTTCCGCAGCGTCTACCGCCTCCTGCTGTTCCTGCCCTACGCGGTGCCCGGCTTCATCTCCATCCTGGTGTTCAAGGGGCTGTTCAACAACAACATGGGCGAGATCAACCTGATCCTGGACGCCGTGTTCGGCATCCGTCCTCCCTGGTTCTCGGATCCCTTCCTGGCCAAGGTGATGCTCCTCATCGTCAACACCTGGCTGGGTTTCCCCTACATGATGGTGGTGTCCATGGGCCTGATCAAGGCCATCCCCATGGACCTCTACGAGGCCTCCGCGGTGGCCGGGGCCGGGCCCCTCACCAATTTCTTCAAGATCACGCTGCCGCTGATCAAGCGCCCCATGCTGCCCCTGCTGATCTCCTCCTTCGCCTTCAACTTCAACAATTTCGTCCTCGTCATGCTGTTGACCGGAGGCCGCCCGGACTTCCTGGACACCACCATCCAGGCCGGCACCACCGACATCCTGATCTCCTACGTGTACCGGAACGCCTTCGTGGATTCCGGGCAGCAGTTCGGCCTCGGGGCCGCCATCTCCACGGTGATCTTCCTGCTGGTCGCCGGCATCACCCTCGTCCAGATCCGCTACACGAAGATCGCCGACGACGAGAAGCGCTGA
- a CDS encoding pullulanase-associated domain-containing protein — protein sequence MSLRSVLVKVLAAVAMAFATLSPAQAQAPAAGPNITIHYHRVDGNYEKWGIHLWKSPNMPLEGVEWPTPMVPTGKDAYGVYWTREAAEFKTRTRMVVNYIIHKGDIKEQGGKDMNFDGNTNKEAWIWENDSKIYFSLDEVKAGHPEYK from the coding sequence ATGAGCCTCCGTTCCGTCCTCGTCAAGGTCCTCGCCGCGGTCGCGATGGCCTTCGCCACCCTCTCCCCGGCCCAGGCCCAGGCCCCCGCCGCCGGCCCCAACATCACCATCCACTACCACCGCGTGGACGGCAACTACGAGAAGTGGGGCATCCACCTCTGGAAGAGCCCCAACATGCCCCTGGAAGGCGTGGAATGGCCCACCCCCATGGTCCCCACCGGCAAGGACGCCTACGGCGTCTACTGGACCCGGGAAGCCGCCGAGTTCAAGACCCGCACCCGGATGGTCGTGAACTACATCATCCACAAGGGCGACATCAAGGAGCAGGGCGGCAAGGACATGAACTTCGACGGCAACACCAACAAGGAAGCCTGGATCTGGGAGAACGACAGCAAGATCTACTTCTCCCTGGACGAGGTCAAGGCCGGCCACCCCGAGTACAAGTAG